One window of Marinomonas primoryensis genomic DNA carries:
- the fabA gene encoding bifunctional 3-hydroxydecanoyl-ACP dehydratase/trans-2-decenoyl-ACP isomerase produces MTTASSFEKDELLKCGHGEMFGAGNAQLPVGNMLMMDRITHISTDGGEHGKGEIIAELDINPDLWFFACHFPGDPVMPGCLGLDAMWQLVGFFLGWKGNKGRGRALGSGEVKFTGQILPTAKKVTFHIQLKRVIERKLVMGIADGSVSVDGREIYTAKDLRVGLFTSTDNF; encoded by the coding sequence ATGACTACAGCTTCATCTTTTGAAAAAGACGAACTATTAAAATGCGGCCACGGAGAAATGTTTGGTGCAGGCAATGCCCAACTTCCTGTCGGCAATATGCTAATGATGGATCGCATAACACATATCTCGACTGATGGCGGGGAACATGGCAAAGGCGAAATTATTGCTGAGCTAGACATAAACCCTGATCTTTGGTTCTTTGCATGTCACTTCCCTGGCGACCCAGTTATGCCTGGTTGCCTTGGCTTAGACGCTATGTGGCAGCTGGTCGGATTTTTTCTAGGCTGGAAAGGCAATAAAGGTCGCGGTCGCGCACTTGGTTCCGGCGAAGTGAAATTTACAGGCCAAATCCTGCCAACCGCCAAAAAAGTCACTTTCCATATCCAACTTAAGCGCGTCATTGAACGCAAGTTGGTTATGGGTATTGCAGATGGAAGCGTATCCGTTGATGGTCGTGAAATTTACACAGCAAAAGATTTGCGTGTAGGCTTATTCACTTCAACTGATAACTTCTAA
- the smrA gene encoding DNA endonuclease SmrA — protein sequence MSDEDDTSLFAQEVAGIKPLKKYEVYLRKKGPQVDFHVRKQAASIAQEADRNHLSHDFVEKVEPNDVLGYKRSGVQDGVFKRLRQGKYGIEARLDLHRHTVAQAREQVYQFADDCMRNDIRVAIIVHGKGDRTPEPENQAMIKSYINKWLRDLDVVMAFHSAQRHHGDLGAVYVLFKKTEKARLEDWEKHQKR from the coding sequence GTGAGTGACGAAGATGACACATCTTTGTTTGCGCAAGAGGTGGCGGGAATTAAGCCGCTTAAAAAATACGAAGTCTATCTGCGGAAAAAAGGCCCTCAGGTGGACTTTCATGTCCGTAAACAAGCCGCCTCGATTGCTCAAGAAGCCGACAGAAATCACTTATCACACGATTTCGTTGAGAAGGTGGAACCGAACGATGTGCTTGGGTATAAACGTTCTGGTGTCCAAGACGGTGTTTTTAAGCGTTTAAGGCAAGGTAAATACGGGATTGAGGCACGTTTAGATTTACATCGTCATACCGTGGCTCAAGCTCGCGAGCAAGTGTATCAATTCGCGGATGATTGTATGCGCAATGATATTCGGGTGGCGATCATCGTGCATGGGAAGGGCGATCGAACGCCAGAACCAGAAAATCAGGCAATGATTAAAAGCTATATAAATAAATGGCTTAGAGATCTCGATGTGGTAATGGCGTTTCACAGTGCGCAGCGACACCATGGCGATCTAGGCGCCGTTTATGTGTTGTTCAAGAAAACAGAAAAAGCCCGTTTGGAAGATTGGGAAAAACATCAAAAGCGCTAG
- a CDS encoding insulinase family protein: MANRTAHHPAFTFLRSEFIDALNVTVQEFEHTITGAKHFHIASENDENVFLVGLKTVPTDSCGVAHILEHTVLCGSERFPVRDPFFMMIRRSLNTFMNAFTSSDWTAYPFASKNKKDFHNLLDVYLDAVFFSRLDELDFSQEGHRLEFAEPDNAESDLTFKGVVFNEMKGAMSSTTSVLWQTLTKYLFPNNTYHFNSGGEPTDIPDLSYQDLLAFYRTHYHPSNAVFMTFGDIPAEILQTEFEDKVLSRFERLETQVSVPYAKRYFSPVRVEEGYAADEVKEDGSHVVVGWLLGESTDLNQQFEAQLLSSVLLDNSASPLLRVLENSDLGRAPSPLCGLEDSNKEMSFMCGLEGVKRDDAEKVEALILTTLEDIAKNGVPQESVDAMLHQLELSQREVGGGSYPYGLQLILAGLSTAVHDGDVIAQLDLDPVIDAMREKVRDTQYIPNLIETLLLSNAHRVSITLSPDDALETRRNQAETDRLSKIKAALSDEDKAKIVARSAALKARQSQIDDMSILPKVGLEDVPARLPEYENEKVSGDLPITFYPQGTNGLVYQQLVIDLPELDEEEIEYLPLFSSMMTELGIGEEDYLIVQERQAQVCGGLGASNSIRATIEDRQALNGYFILSSKALVPNVRAMSELLKDTMLNVRFDEASRVKELVAQRRARREQSITGQGHSLAMTAAASALSGLAAQQEKWGGMSGIRAAIALDDSMKADGSTVDRVLAIFKRLHAKLLLANKQLLLVAEPQHEASILSDVQAVFADLPMGSEVTKFSLVPADSKVNVAWLTSTQVSFCSKAFRTACGDHPDVAALTVLGGFLRNGFLHRVIREQGGAYGGGASFDGSTGAFRFYSYRDPRLTETLSDFDASIEWMQNETHTEEALEEAILGVIGSMDKPGSPAGEAQSDFYVHLHGRSLTYREAFRAKILAVTIAQLKQVAKTYLTKENENTAVVTSTSKRAELEALGFDIQAL, translated from the coding sequence ATGGCAAACCGCACCGCGCACCATCCTGCATTTACATTTCTTCGCAGTGAGTTTATCGACGCTCTTAATGTGACTGTTCAAGAGTTTGAGCACACCATAACGGGTGCTAAGCATTTTCATATCGCATCAGAAAACGATGAAAACGTTTTTTTGGTCGGTTTAAAAACTGTTCCAACTGATTCTTGTGGTGTGGCACATATTCTTGAACACACCGTATTGTGTGGCTCTGAGCGTTTTCCAGTGCGTGATCCTTTCTTTATGATGATTCGACGTTCGTTGAATACCTTTATGAATGCTTTTACGTCTTCAGATTGGACGGCTTATCCGTTTGCGAGTAAGAACAAGAAAGATTTCCATAACCTACTGGACGTGTATTTAGATGCGGTGTTCTTTTCTCGCTTAGATGAGCTGGATTTTTCTCAAGAAGGTCATCGTTTAGAGTTTGCTGAACCTGACAATGCTGAGTCGGATTTGACCTTTAAAGGGGTTGTTTTTAATGAGATGAAAGGCGCAATGAGTTCGACGACGTCGGTCTTGTGGCAAACCTTGACGAAATACTTGTTCCCGAATAATACGTATCATTTTAATTCCGGTGGCGAGCCAACAGACATTCCAGATTTATCTTATCAGGATTTGTTGGCATTTTACCGTACGCATTATCATCCTTCTAATGCGGTGTTTATGACGTTTGGTGATATTCCAGCGGAGATCTTGCAAACCGAATTTGAAGACAAAGTTTTAAGCCGATTTGAACGCTTAGAGACGCAAGTGAGTGTGCCGTATGCCAAACGTTATTTCTCTCCGGTTCGTGTCGAAGAAGGTTATGCGGCAGATGAAGTGAAAGAAGATGGCAGTCATGTGGTTGTTGGTTGGTTGCTGGGTGAAAGTACCGACTTAAACCAGCAATTTGAAGCGCAACTACTTTCGAGTGTATTGTTGGATAACAGTGCTTCGCCTTTGCTTCGGGTATTAGAAAACAGTGATCTTGGTCGCGCGCCGTCACCATTATGTGGTCTTGAAGACAGCAATAAAGAAATGAGCTTTATGTGTGGTTTAGAAGGCGTGAAACGTGACGATGCGGAAAAAGTAGAGGCATTGATTTTAACCACGCTGGAAGACATCGCAAAAAATGGTGTGCCACAAGAGTCGGTAGACGCCATGTTACATCAATTGGAATTGAGTCAACGTGAAGTGGGTGGCGGTAGCTATCCATATGGGTTACAGCTGATCTTGGCTGGGTTGTCGACCGCTGTGCACGATGGTGATGTTATTGCTCAACTGGATTTAGATCCGGTTATCGACGCCATGCGCGAAAAAGTGCGTGATACACAATACATTCCAAACCTTATTGAAACCTTATTGTTGTCAAACGCACATCGTGTATCGATCACATTGAGTCCTGATGACGCATTAGAAACGCGTCGAAATCAGGCTGAAACGGATCGACTAAGCAAAATCAAAGCGGCGTTGTCTGATGAAGATAAAGCTAAGATTGTTGCTCGCAGTGCCGCGTTAAAAGCGCGTCAATCGCAAATTGATGATATGAGTATTTTGCCAAAAGTGGGCTTGGAAGATGTTCCAGCTCGTTTGCCTGAATACGAAAATGAAAAAGTATCAGGTGATTTGCCAATTACCTTTTATCCTCAAGGCACGAATGGTTTGGTATACCAGCAATTGGTAATAGATTTACCGGAACTAGATGAAGAGGAAATAGAGTATTTGCCTTTGTTCTCTTCGATGATGACAGAATTAGGTATTGGTGAAGAAGACTATTTAATCGTTCAAGAACGTCAGGCTCAGGTTTGTGGTGGTTTGGGTGCTTCCAACTCCATTCGTGCCACCATTGAAGACCGACAAGCGCTTAATGGTTATTTTATTTTGTCATCTAAAGCGTTAGTACCAAATGTCAGAGCTATGAGTGAATTGCTTAAAGACACCATGCTGAATGTTCGTTTTGATGAAGCAAGTCGAGTCAAAGAGCTGGTTGCTCAGCGTCGTGCTCGCCGTGAGCAATCTATCACAGGACAAGGTCATTCGCTGGCGATGACTGCGGCAGCGAGTGCGCTTTCTGGGTTGGCGGCGCAACAAGAAAAATGGGGCGGAATGTCCGGTATTCGTGCGGCAATTGCCTTAGATGATTCCATGAAAGCCGATGGCAGCACCGTTGATCGTGTGTTGGCAATATTTAAGCGCTTACATGCGAAGTTATTGCTGGCGAATAAACAGCTTCTTTTGGTAGCTGAACCCCAGCATGAGGCGAGTATATTGAGCGATGTTCAGGCTGTTTTCGCAGACTTGCCAATGGGTAGCGAAGTGACGAAATTTTCGTTAGTGCCTGCGGATTCTAAAGTGAATGTTGCTTGGTTAACATCCACTCAGGTGAGCTTTTGCAGTAAAGCGTTTCGCACTGCATGCGGGGATCATCCTGATGTTGCAGCGTTGACTGTATTGGGTGGCTTTCTACGTAATGGCTTTTTGCACCGGGTGATTCGAGAGCAAGGTGGTGCCTACGGTGGCGGTGCGAGTTTTGATGGAAGTACGGGCGCTTTCCGCTTTTACTCTTATCGTGATCCGCGTTTGACTGAAACCTTGTCGGATTTTGATGCTTCGATTGAGTGGATGCAGAATGAGACGCACACAGAAGAAGCGCTTGAAGAGGCTATTCTTGGTGTAATTGGTTCCATGGACAAACCTGGATCGCCCGCTGGCGAAGCGCAAAGTGACTTTTATGTCCATTTACATGGTCGTAGTTTGACGTACCGAGAAGCGTTCCGAGCCAAAATATTAGCCGTGACCATTGCTCAATTGAAGCAAGTGGCTAAGACGTATTTAACCAAAGAGAATGAAAACACCGCCGTGGTAACATCCACGTCAAAACGTGCGGAATTAGAAGCATTAGGGTTTGATATTCAGGCCTTATAA
- a CDS encoding lysophospholipid acyltransferase family protein, which produces MGVWESLRSWVGSIIFFVYYAISTILFGALAPLATVLLPKACRQPVLNLHNKGLLFVFRVVCGVKVEIIGLEHINKNRPFVLVANHQSEWETYVLQVLMAPVSTVLKKELLSVPFFGWGLRMVQPIAIDRSQKTNALKQIISQGKERLEDGRSVLIFPEGTRIAPNEVEAFNKGAAMLATSANVPILPVVHNAGYVWPGKRWRKFPGSIRVVIGPIIESEGKKTSQLHDEMDAWMRTEMAKLPKGNDFLF; this is translated from the coding sequence ATGGGCGTATGGGAGTCATTAAGGTCTTGGGTAGGCTCAATAATCTTTTTTGTTTATTATGCGATCTCAACCATTCTGTTTGGTGCGCTTGCACCTTTGGCGACAGTGTTGTTGCCGAAGGCTTGTCGTCAGCCAGTACTTAATCTGCACAATAAAGGCTTGCTGTTTGTCTTTCGCGTTGTGTGTGGGGTGAAAGTCGAGATCATTGGGCTCGAGCATATTAATAAAAATCGACCATTTGTGTTGGTGGCAAATCATCAAAGTGAATGGGAGACGTATGTGTTACAAGTATTGATGGCACCCGTTTCGACAGTACTAAAAAAAGAGCTGCTTTCGGTGCCATTCTTTGGTTGGGGGCTACGAATGGTGCAGCCTATTGCAATAGATCGTTCTCAAAAAACCAATGCTTTGAAGCAAATCATTAGTCAGGGAAAAGAGCGTTTAGAAGATGGACGTTCTGTTTTGATTTTTCCAGAAGGCACCAGAATAGCTCCGAATGAAGTCGAAGCTTTTAATAAAGGTGCGGCTATGCTGGCAACGTCTGCGAATGTGCCAATATTGCCTGTTGTGCACAATGCTGGTTATGTTTGGCCTGGTAAGCGGTGGCGTAAGTTTCCGGGTTCGATTCGTGTTGTTATCGGCCCTATTATTGAATCTGAAGGGAAAAAAACATCTCAGCTGCACGACGAAATGGATGCTTGGATGCGTACTGAGATGGCCAAACTTCCAAAAGGAAATGATTTCCTTTTTTAG
- a CDS encoding alpha/beta fold hydrolase, whose product MRVKKNTNLAVWQHQVGSGHIQGYLSQIEKNQPTIHFLHGNGFSVKTYQHFLEKLDGYNLIMQDAAGHGESTSGERFVGWNVTASRFTESLNVQRAMLPNTELIGLGHSFGGCMTALMSEKTPSLFDRLVLLDPALFPPRLLWMMRGVKLTGLKSQIPLVRQARRRRTQWESFSQVKNSFYERGTFKGWEDACLDDYISSSIKRDEKGHYQLGCPPWMEAAIFSSYPKGLWKAIANISVPTTIIQGKDTFDYFKEAYQLAAKRNPNIHVVEVEGGHCFMQQHTTMAADAVINVLKGEK is encoded by the coding sequence ATGAGAGTGAAAAAAAATACAAATCTAGCCGTATGGCAGCATCAAGTAGGCAGTGGTCATATTCAGGGATACCTGAGTCAGATTGAGAAAAATCAGCCGACCATTCATTTTCTTCATGGTAATGGTTTTTCGGTAAAGACATACCAGCATTTTTTGGAAAAACTCGATGGCTATAATTTGATTATGCAGGATGCGGCGGGTCATGGTGAATCAACGTCTGGTGAGCGGTTTGTCGGTTGGAATGTGACGGCCTCTCGTTTTACTGAATCATTGAATGTGCAGCGAGCAATGCTCCCTAACACGGAACTGATTGGTCTTGGTCATAGTTTTGGTGGTTGTATGACGGCTTTGATGAGCGAGAAGACGCCTTCTCTTTTTGATCGTCTGGTTTTGTTGGATCCCGCACTTTTTCCTCCTCGACTATTGTGGATGATGCGAGGTGTAAAACTAACAGGCTTGAAAAGTCAGATACCCTTGGTAAGGCAGGCTCGTCGGCGTCGTACTCAATGGGAAAGCTTCTCTCAGGTAAAAAACAGTTTTTATGAAAGGGGAACGTTTAAAGGTTGGGAAGATGCTTGTCTAGACGATTATATTAGCTCATCGATTAAGCGAGATGAAAAAGGGCACTATCAACTGGGGTGCCCGCCATGGATGGAAGCCGCCATATTCTCAAGCTACCCAAAAGGACTTTGGAAGGCAATCGCTAATATTTCTGTGCCGACCACTATTATTCAGGGCAAAGACACCTTTGATTACTTTAAGGAGGCTTATCAGCTTGCGGCAAAGCGTAACCCAAATATCCATGTTGTTGAGGTCGAGGGAGGGCATTGTTTTATGCAGCAGCATACTACTATGGCGGCTGACGCTGTGATCAATGTGTTGAAAGGGGAGAAATAA
- the ispB gene encoding octaprenyl diphosphate synthase produces the protein MQPIQIHDVVANEFGQVNEYIVSQLSSDIPLIEQIGYYIISNGGKRLRPLLVLLAARASAELDTTKLNQAIQMATIIEFIHTSTLLHDDVVDESDMRRGKKTANEEWGNAPSVLVGDFLYSRAFQIMVDVGSMRCMSILAKTTNIIAEGEVQQLINCGDPDTSEESYLKVIQYKTAKLFEGAALCGAVIADASTEFQEALRQYGMYVGTAFQLIDDVMDYTSTAEEMGKSVGDDLAEGKPTLPLIYTMKYGEKDAVERVRQAILTGGLEQLETIINDVQNCGAIEYTQQKAQEQADLAIIVIASLPESEYKTALIALANASVKRRN, from the coding sequence ATGCAACCTATACAAATACATGACGTTGTGGCCAATGAATTTGGCCAAGTGAACGAGTATATTGTGTCACAACTTAGTAGTGACATCCCTTTAATAGAACAGATCGGCTACTACATCATTAGCAATGGTGGAAAGCGACTGCGGCCACTATTGGTATTATTGGCGGCAAGAGCCAGCGCAGAACTCGATACAACCAAACTTAATCAAGCTATTCAAATGGCAACGATTATAGAGTTCATCCATACTTCTACCCTGCTACATGATGATGTTGTCGATGAATCCGACATGCGCCGTGGCAAAAAGACCGCTAATGAAGAGTGGGGCAATGCACCGAGCGTCTTGGTTGGCGACTTCCTGTATTCTCGCGCCTTTCAAATCATGGTCGATGTTGGCAGCATGCGATGCATGAGTATTTTAGCAAAAACCACCAACATCATTGCCGAGGGCGAAGTTCAACAACTCATAAACTGCGGCGACCCAGACACATCAGAAGAAAGCTACCTAAAGGTTATTCAGTACAAAACAGCCAAACTGTTTGAAGGCGCAGCACTTTGCGGCGCCGTTATAGCGGATGCAAGTACTGAATTTCAAGAAGCGTTACGACAATACGGCATGTATGTTGGCACCGCCTTCCAGCTCATTGATGACGTCATGGATTACACCAGCACGGCGGAAGAAATGGGCAAAAGTGTTGGCGATGATCTTGCTGAAGGCAAACCCACCTTACCGTTAATCTATACAATGAAATACGGTGAGAAAGACGCCGTTGAGCGAGTAAGGCAAGCCATACTCACAGGTGGACTAGAGCAGCTAGAAACCATTATTAATGACGTGCAAAACTGTGGTGCGATTGAATACACACAGCAAAAAGCACAAGAGCAAGCGGATTTAGCAATCATTGTTATCGCTTCGCTACCAGAGTCTGAATACAAAACGGCACTCATTGCCTTAGCAAATGCATCAGTAAAGCGCCGTAACTAA
- the ssb gene encoding single-stranded DNA-binding protein, with amino-acid sequence MARGINKVILIGNAGNDAEVRFMPSGAAVANVNIATSESWRDKQTGQMQERTEWHRVAFMDRGNFRLGQIAGDFIKKGSKVYVEGSLRTREWEKDGIKRYTTEIVANEMQLLDGRGDGGNAGQQGGYDSAGGQGGYGNAPQQAAPQQGGYGQAPAAAPQQAPQGFNQPQSGGYGQAPQQAPAPQQAAPQSFGSWGNAPQQAPAQAAPQQRAPQQAAPQRAPAPKAPEPKPQQAPNFDDFDDDIPF; translated from the coding sequence ATGGCACGTGGAATAAACAAAGTAATCTTGATTGGTAACGCAGGCAATGATGCCGAAGTGCGTTTTATGCCATCTGGAGCAGCGGTTGCAAACGTGAACATAGCGACATCAGAAAGTTGGCGTGACAAGCAAACCGGTCAAATGCAAGAGCGCACCGAGTGGCACCGCGTAGCCTTTATGGATCGCGGCAACTTCCGACTGGGTCAAATTGCGGGCGATTTCATTAAGAAAGGCTCAAAAGTTTACGTAGAAGGCTCGTTGCGTACTCGTGAATGGGAAAAAGATGGTATCAAACGCTACACTACAGAAATCGTTGCTAACGAAATGCAATTGTTAGATGGTCGTGGAGATGGCGGAAACGCAGGCCAGCAAGGCGGATACGATTCAGCCGGTGGACAGGGCGGTTATGGCAATGCGCCACAACAAGCAGCACCTCAGCAAGGTGGTTACGGACAAGCTCCGGCCGCTGCACCACAGCAAGCACCGCAAGGCTTTAACCAGCCGCAAAGTGGCGGTTATGGTCAAGCTCCACAGCAAGCGCCAGCACCTCAACAAGCTGCGCCACAGTCCTTTGGTAGCTGGGGTAATGCTCCTCAACAAGCGCCTGCTCAAGCGGCACCACAACAACGAGCTCCTCAGCAGGCCGCTCCGCAGCGTGCGCCAGCACCAAAAGCACCTGAGCCGAAACCTCAGCAAGCGCCAAACTTTGATGACTTTGACGATGACATTCCCTTTTGA
- the fabB gene encoding beta-ketoacyl-ACP synthase I produces MRRVVVTGLGIVSCLGNDKESVLNSLREGQSGIRFAEDYKEYGFRSHVCGRIDLDASNIDRKIRRFMADAATYAYVSMQQAIIDSGLTEDQVSNVRTGLVAGSGGASAQNLVDSADTLREKGVKRVGPYRVTQTMGSTVSACLATPFKIKGVNYSITSACSTSAHCIGNAMELIQLGKQDIVFAGGGEEESWAQTCMFDAMGALSSKYNETPEKASRAYDANRDGFVIAGGGGMLVIEELEHAKARGAKIYAELVGYGATSDGYDMVAPSGEGAVRCMQMAMSTIDGDIDYINTHGTSTPAGDMKELQAVNETFGDKIPLISSTKSLSGHSLGAAGVHEAIYCLLMMENKFIAASANIDNLDPAAGNIPVVMTRKDNADLNLVMSNSFGFGGTNASLVFKKYQA; encoded by the coding sequence ATGCGTCGTGTAGTAGTAACAGGTCTTGGTATTGTCAGTTGCCTAGGTAATGACAAAGAGAGCGTTCTGAATTCCTTGCGCGAAGGCCAATCTGGCATTCGTTTCGCTGAAGATTACAAAGAATACGGTTTCCGTAGCCATGTTTGTGGTCGTATTGACTTAGATGCAAGTAATATTGATCGTAAGATTCGCCGCTTCATGGCTGATGCTGCGACTTATGCTTATGTATCTATGCAACAAGCGATTATAGATTCAGGCCTGACAGAAGACCAAGTATCTAACGTACGTACAGGCTTAGTGGCTGGTTCTGGCGGTGCATCTGCTCAAAACCTAGTTGACTCTGCCGATACATTACGCGAAAAAGGCGTTAAACGCGTCGGTCCATACCGTGTAACTCAGACAATGGGAAGTACGGTTTCCGCTTGTTTAGCGACACCTTTTAAAATCAAAGGCGTTAACTATTCAATCACTTCTGCCTGTTCGACCAGTGCCCACTGTATTGGTAATGCCATGGAATTAATCCAACTTGGCAAGCAAGACATTGTCTTTGCTGGCGGCGGCGAAGAAGAAAGCTGGGCTCAGACTTGTATGTTTGACGCTATGGGCGCTCTATCTTCTAAATATAACGAAACACCAGAAAAAGCGTCTCGCGCTTACGATGCAAACCGTGATGGTTTTGTTATCGCTGGCGGTGGCGGCATGCTCGTTATTGAAGAGCTTGAGCACGCTAAAGCACGTGGCGCGAAAATCTACGCTGAGTTGGTGGGTTATGGCGCAACGTCTGATGGCTACGACATGGTAGCACCATCTGGTGAAGGCGCAGTACGTTGTATGCAGATGGCAATGAGCACAATTGATGGTGATATTGACTACATCAATACTCATGGTACAAGTACTCCTGCTGGCGACATGAAAGAGCTTCAAGCGGTTAACGAAACGTTTGGTGACAAAATTCCATTGATTAGCTCCACTAAATCCTTGTCAGGTCACTCTCTAGGTGCGGCAGGCGTTCATGAAGCTATTTATTGCTTGCTAATGATGGAGAACAAATTCATCGCAGCTTCTGCAAACATAGATAACCTTGATCCAGCGGCTGGCAACATTCCTGTTGTGATGACTCGCAAAGACAATGCAGACCTAAATCTGGTTATGTCTAACAGCTTTGGTTTTGGTGGTACAAACGCCAGCTTGGTATTCAAAAAATACCAAGCATAG
- a CDS encoding 1-acyl-sn-glycerol-3-phosphate acyltransferase — translation MDQFHDIRPYNDDEVAEVLHNLVETPDFVNTIIGFRFAQWPKFLRGPLVFGVKFALKRQISKITNIHDFQSIVANYMERMIKTTTSNVEYRGIEKLDKKTGYLFLSNHRDIAMDPAFVNYGLYLAGLNTVRIAIGDNLLRRPFVSDLMRLNKSFIVKRSANGIREMMAAFGQLSGYITHSLMQDQCNIWIAQKEGRAKDGLDQTDPAIIKMFYMSQKKEKKPFAEAMANLKIVPVSISYEYDPCAFDKANELHQKSTTGNYEKAEFEDIDSIKNGIVGQKGKVVVTFGDVIKDGFETPEEFVAEVDRQIITHYAIQSTNEAALALQKGESSTDSAFSSYLERCPENLRETVLAMYANPLKQQQKYLNKQP, via the coding sequence ATGGATCAGTTTCACGATATACGCCCCTACAACGACGATGAGGTCGCCGAGGTGCTGCATAACTTGGTTGAAACACCAGACTTTGTTAATACTATTATTGGCTTTCGATTTGCCCAATGGCCCAAGTTTTTAAGGGGGCCTTTGGTATTTGGTGTTAAGTTTGCTCTAAAGCGCCAAATTTCTAAGATTACTAATATTCACGATTTTCAGTCGATTGTTGCGAACTATATGGAGCGGATGATCAAGACTACGACCTCTAACGTAGAATATCGAGGCATTGAAAAATTAGATAAAAAAACGGGCTATTTGTTCCTATCAAATCATAGGGATATCGCAATGGATCCCGCCTTCGTAAACTATGGATTGTATTTGGCTGGTTTAAATACGGTACGTATTGCGATCGGTGATAACCTCTTGCGCCGTCCTTTTGTGTCGGATCTTATGCGCTTAAATAAGAGTTTTATCGTGAAGCGTTCTGCCAATGGCATTCGCGAAATGATGGCGGCTTTTGGGCAGCTATCGGGCTATATTACTCATTCTTTAATGCAGGACCAATGCAACATTTGGATTGCTCAAAAAGAAGGTCGAGCAAAAGATGGCTTGGATCAAACAGATCCTGCGATCATAAAAATGTTTTACATGAGCCAGAAAAAAGAGAAAAAACCGTTTGCTGAGGCCATGGCGAACTTGAAAATTGTTCCGGTTTCTATTTCCTATGAATACGATCCGTGTGCCTTTGATAAGGCGAATGAGTTACATCAGAAGTCGACCACTGGCAATTATGAAAAAGCAGAGTTTGAAGACATAGACAGTATTAAAAACGGGATCGTCGGTCAGAAAGGTAAGGTTGTTGTGACCTTTGGTGATGTCATTAAAGATGGCTTTGAAACGCCAGAAGAATTTGTCGCCGAGGTAGATCGCCAGATTATTACGCATTATGCGATCCAATCTACGAATGAAGCGGCGTTGGCATTGCAGAAAGGAGAGTCTTCGACAGACAGTGCTTTTTCAAGCTACCTAGAGCGTTGTCCAGAGAATCTGAGAGAAACCGTGCTGGCAATGTATGCTAATCCATTAAAGCAGCAGCAAAAATATCTGAATAAACAACCGTAG